One window from the genome of Candidatus Desulfatibia profunda encodes:
- a CDS encoding NAD-binding protein has protein sequence MQINSIWIIGGGRFGLKAAEKLRRKTPGAAITVVEKNIDVCRRLNTQSFKVVCMDGIDYLFEQLNQSGGPDWIVAAIPVHVVFEWIRKKLSGNYHLN, from the coding sequence ATGCAGATCAACAGCATATGGATCATCGGTGGCGGCCGGTTCGGGCTGAAGGCGGCTGAAAAACTGCGCCGGAAAACCCCCGGGGCCGCGATAACCGTTGTGGAAAAAAACATTGATGTTTGCAGACGCCTGAACACACAATCGTTCAAAGTCGTCTGCATGGATGGAATTGATTATTTGTTTGAACAGTTAAACCAGTCCGGTGGTCCCGACTGGATTGTTGCGGCCATACCGGTTCATGTTGTTTTTGAATGGATCCGGAAAAAACTCTCAGGGAACTATCACTTGAATG
- the maf gene encoding septum formation inhibitor Maf, with amino-acid sequence MVNAHDDPVIILASKSPRRKYLLRQAGLSFRVVPSSIDETSVSMSSPETYVRVLSEAKAHNVAEKFPDKWVIGADTIVLKDGTVLGKPGSQTEARAMLKRLSGQTHQVLTGYAICCRAQERSFSETIKTDVLFKTLTDEEIEWYIHTNEPFDKAGAYAIQGLGTFLVKRINGSYTNVVGLPVCEVIEFLIKERVIGLDVKNRSHRYEME; translated from the coding sequence ATGGTTAATGCACATGATGATCCGGTCATAATCCTTGCCTCCAAATCCCCGCGGCGCAAGTATCTGTTAAGGCAGGCCGGGCTTTCGTTTCGGGTAGTTCCAAGCAGCATCGACGAAACGTCCGTTTCGATGTCATCGCCCGAAACCTATGTGAGAGTTCTGTCTGAGGCCAAGGCCCATAACGTTGCCGAAAAGTTTCCGGACAAGTGGGTAATCGGAGCCGACACCATCGTCCTCAAAGACGGCACCGTGCTTGGCAAGCCCGGATCACAGACAGAAGCCCGCGCCATGTTAAAAAGGCTTAGCGGACAGACCCACCAGGTTCTGACCGGTTATGCCATCTGCTGCCGGGCTCAAGAAAGATCTTTTTCCGAAACCATCAAAACCGATGTGCTTTTCAAAACCCTGACCGACGAGGAGATCGAGTGGTACATTCATACCAATGAGCCTTTTGACAAAGCCGGCGCCTATGCCATTCAGGGGCTGGGAACCTTTTTGGTAAAACGCATCAATGGTTCCTATACCAATGTTGTCGGACTGCCGGTGTGTGAAGTAATCGAGTTTCTGATCAAAGAGAGGGTCATAGGATTAGATGTGAAAAATAGAAGCCATCGTTATGAAATGGAGTGA
- a CDS encoding YggS family pyridoxal phosphate-dependent enzyme, which translates to MENVQELKTRLQSIRTRIEKAAKGCGRNPESVRLVAVIKTVPIHRVREAIEAGVTILGVNYVQEARTKMSELAAHPISWHFIGHLQSNKAKVAVRLFDLIHSVDTLKLARELNKHAGNINKIQEILVQVNIGEEAAKSGVALQDTQQLLEHISALDHLAVKGLMSMPPFFNDPEKVRPFFSALRELRDRLGQHLPHVTLNELSMGMTGDFEVAVKEGATLVRIGTAIFGERK; encoded by the coding sequence ATGGAAAATGTTCAAGAATTGAAAACGCGACTGCAATCCATCAGAACGCGCATTGAAAAAGCCGCCAAAGGCTGTGGTCGCAATCCCGAAAGCGTCCGGCTGGTTGCGGTTATTAAAACCGTTCCGATCCATCGGGTCCGGGAAGCGATCGAAGCCGGTGTGACGATCTTAGGTGTAAATTATGTCCAGGAAGCCCGAACCAAAATGAGCGAGCTTGCGGCCCATCCGATATCGTGGCATTTTATCGGACACCTTCAATCCAACAAGGCCAAGGTCGCTGTCCGGCTCTTTGATCTGATCCATTCCGTCGATACGCTCAAGCTGGCACGCGAATTGAACAAACACGCCGGAAATATTAATAAAATTCAGGAAATCCTCGTGCAGGTCAATATTGGTGAAGAAGCTGCAAAATCAGGCGTAGCGCTCCAAGATACCCAACAACTGCTTGAGCATATCAGCGCTCTTGACCATCTTGCAGTCAAAGGACTGATGAGCATGCCCCCTTTTTTTAATGATCCTGAAAAGGTGCGCCCCTTTTTTTCAGCCCTGCGCGAACTCAGAGACCGTCTTGGGCAACACTTGCCCCATGTCACTTTGAATGAGCTTTCCATGGGCATGACCGGCGATTTTGAAGTTGCCGTCAAAGAAGGTGCAACCCTTGTTCGCATTGGAACCGCTATTTTTGGGGAAAGAAAATGA
- a CDS encoding epoxyqueuosine reductase QueH gives MNILLHICCAPCVIYPLKILRKEGLEVMGFFYRHNIHPFTECLKRQEALESYAQMTNLRVIYQEGYDLEGFIQKIAFRESTRCAICYHERLKTTALMAKRGKFDYFSTTLLYSKFQKHNDIKSIGEAVGKTVGISFYYHDFQEGWKEGVETSKSLGMYRQQYCGCIYSEKERYFKS, from the coding sequence ATGAATATTCTGCTGCATATCTGCTGCGCCCCATGCGTCATATACCCGCTCAAAATTCTTCGAAAAGAAGGCTTGGAGGTCATGGGGTTCTTTTACCGACACAACATCCATCCCTTCACGGAGTGCTTAAAACGGCAGGAAGCTCTGGAATCGTATGCCCAAATGACCAACCTGCGCGTCATTTACCAGGAAGGCTATGACCTGGAAGGTTTTATTCAGAAAATAGCCTTCAGGGAATCGACCCGATGCGCAATTTGCTATCACGAGCGCCTCAAAACAACAGCCCTGATGGCCAAGCGCGGCAAATTTGATTATTTTTCGACCACCCTTTTATACAGCAAATTTCAAAAACACAACGACATCAAGTCCATTGGTGAAGCCGTCGGCAAAACCGTCGGTATTTCATTTTACTATCATGATTTTCAAGAAGGCTGGAAAGAGGGCGTCGAAACGTCAAAAAGCCTTGGAATGTATCGCCAGCAATACTGCGGCTGCATTTACAGCGAAAAAGAAAGGTATTTTAAATCTTAG
- a CDS encoding M48 family metalloprotease, giving the protein MFSNFIYFIIVLLIYSTYQPSENTNFTALETLFLFVSLIIVFAGVTWVQFHRIEKQIATESFAKLDHKFHAALTRQSVMAIVLFSLDIYGLNLVSFTLNLPFLSMIPTLRALLFLGLFVFYLAIVWAFAHAPYQRLYTTDLSKESYIRSNISFSVPVLLPWLLLSGIADIINALPFQLPKRLLATTEGQVLYFMFFLMAIAMIGPLMIQKFWRCKPLETGYVRERIENVCRRADLEYANILYWPIFGGRMITAGVMGLVKKFRYILVTGAFIRFLEPEEIDAVIAHEIGHIKKKHLWFYLVFFVGYMLISYATFDLLVYAVLYAEPLYRFISRPGLNQTTVTSTIFSLAIIVIFLIYFRFIFGYFMRNFERQADTYVYALFDSAGPLISTLEKIVLTSGQPADRPNWHHYSIKKRIDYLKQCEADKTWISRHDWKIKKSIAVYLAGILFIGAMGYHLNYSEAGKRLNTHFFETIIQREIEKTPENSDLYSILGDLYYSNRNYAQTIEAYERAIRLKPDNPKALNNLAWLLATCEDKRFLDPGRALDLAQKAAELEKAPHILDTLAESYYVNGMYAAAVATEMQALDLVTMNRSYYKKQLKKFTDAANKARPMTAAIRYRPSLRS; this is encoded by the coding sequence ATGTTTAGCAATTTTATATACTTCATCATCGTACTTCTGATTTACAGCACCTACCAGCCTTCGGAAAATACCAATTTTACGGCCCTGGAAACCCTTTTTCTGTTTGTTTCTCTTATTATCGTTTTTGCCGGGGTTACCTGGGTTCAGTTCCACAGAATTGAAAAGCAGATCGCAACGGAAAGCTTTGCAAAACTCGACCATAAATTCCATGCCGCCTTAACCCGCCAGTCCGTAATGGCCATCGTGCTTTTTTCGCTGGATATTTATGGGCTGAACCTGGTTTCATTTACGTTAAACCTGCCCTTTCTTTCCATGATTCCAACACTGCGGGCACTCCTTTTTTTAGGACTTTTCGTGTTCTACCTGGCGATTGTGTGGGCCTTTGCCCACGCCCCCTATCAAAGGCTTTACACGACCGACTTGTCGAAAGAGTCCTACATCCGGTCCAACATTTCATTTTCGGTCCCGGTGCTGCTGCCCTGGCTGCTGCTTTCCGGGATTGCCGACATCATCAATGCCCTGCCGTTTCAACTGCCCAAACGCTTGCTGGCCACTACCGAAGGCCAGGTGCTGTATTTCATGTTTTTCCTTATGGCGATCGCCATGATCGGCCCGCTGATGATCCAGAAATTCTGGAGATGCAAACCCCTGGAAACCGGGTATGTTCGGGAACGAATCGAAAACGTCTGTCGCCGGGCAGACTTGGAATATGCCAACATTCTGTACTGGCCCATCTTCGGCGGCCGAATGATTACGGCCGGTGTGATGGGCCTGGTTAAAAAATTCCGTTACATCCTTGTTACCGGCGCTTTCATCCGTTTCCTGGAACCCGAAGAGATTGATGCCGTCATTGCCCATGAAATCGGACACATCAAAAAAAAGCACCTCTGGTTTTATCTGGTGTTTTTTGTCGGCTACATGCTGATTTCTTACGCCACCTTTGACCTGTTAGTCTATGCGGTGCTTTATGCCGAACCGCTGTACCGGTTTATCAGCCGTCCCGGTCTGAATCAGACCACGGTGACCTCGACCATTTTCAGCCTTGCCATTATCGTGATCTTTCTGATCTATTTTCGTTTTATTTTCGGGTATTTTATGCGAAATTTCGAGCGTCAGGCCGACACTTACGTATATGCACTTTTCGACAGCGCCGGGCCGCTGATCTCGACTCTTGAAAAAATAGTTCTAACCAGCGGACAGCCGGCCGACAGGCCCAACTGGCATCACTACAGCATTAAAAAACGAATCGATTACCTGAAACAGTGTGAAGCCGATAAAACCTGGATCAGCCGCCATGACTGGAAAATCAAAAAAAGCATTGCCGTTTATCTGGCGGGAATACTGTTCATCGGCGCCATGGGATATCACCTGAATTACAGTGAAGCCGGCAAGCGCTTGAACACGCATTTTTTCGAAACGATCATACAAAGAGAGATTGAAAAGACACCTGAAAACTCGGATCTATACAGCATCCTGGGAGATCTGTATTACAGCAACCGCAACTATGCCCAAACCATTGAAGCCTACGAACGGGCGATCAGGCTAAAGCCCGATAACCCCAAGGCGTTGAACAACCTGGCTTGGCTTTTGGCTACCTGTGAAGATAAACGCTTCCTTGATCCCGGGCGCGCGCTCGATCTTGCCCAAAAAGCTGCGGAGCTTGAAAAAGCTCCGCATATCCTGGATACCCTTGCTGAAAGCTACTATGTGAACGGAATGTATGCAGCAGCGGTCGCAACCGAAATGCAGGCCCTTGACCTGGTCACAATGAATCGTTCCTATTACAAGAAACAGTTGAAAAAATTTACGGATGCCGCCAATAAAGCCCGCCCGATGACGGCGGCTATTCGATACAGACCTTCCTTACGTTCTTAA